The Nevskiales bacterium genome contains the following window.
GATCCCAAAGTAGTAATCCGAAATGGACAAAGGTCCGCGCGCCAGCAGACACTGGAGAAACAGGCCGGAGCCAAGCAATAGTGTGCCGGGCAGCAAGTAAAGATGATCGGGTGCATAGGTGAGGATGAAACGCAGGTGACGCCAGCCGTCGCGGAAAGATCGCAGATGAGAAGGGCGGTTACGTCCGTCGGGGTAGAGCTTGACGGGTACCTCTGCGATCTTGAGATTCATCCTCGCGGCACATGCCACCAGTTCGGTAGCAAACTCCATGCCCGTCGCATGCGGGTGCATCAGCTCGTACGCCGTGCGTGTAAACGCTCGCATCCCACAGTGGAAGTCGCCGATTGGAACGCCGTATACGAACCGCGAGAGGCGCGACAGCAGGGGGTTACCGATGTATCGATGATGCCAAGGCATGGCGCCCGGCAATATTCCACCTTTGAAGCGGTTGCCCATGACAAGGTCATTGCCCTGCCTGATACCCTCTACAAAAGCACCCAGATCCGACCAGTCGTATGAGTCGTCGGCATCGCCGATAATGATAATTTCGCCTCTGGCTGCTTTGATGCCGGCCATTAGGGCGGTGCCGTAGCCTTTTATCGGTTCTTGCACCACACGCGCACCCAGGGATTCGGCAATCTGGCGCGACTGGTCGGTGGAGCCATTGTCGGCAACCACGACTTCGCCGGTCACACCCAGCTTTGCAAAACTCTGCTGGGCCTTGCGTATACAGGTGGCCAGTGTCCGCGCCTCATTCAGGCATGGCATGACGGCCGACACTTCGATGTTTTCAAGCTGATGGCGTCTATCGAGGCTCACTGGGCCCTCTTCAGAGCTGATAAAAAATCCGGGCATGTAATAGCGCTTTCTGACTTCAACCAATCTTCGAGTGTGCCCAGCGGTATATATCCTGATTTGCGATAAAGGCTCACGGACAGTCGATTGCCGAATAGCGAAAGTAC
Protein-coding sequences here:
- a CDS encoding glycosyltransferase family 2 protein, coding for MSLDRRHQLENIEVSAVMPCLNEARTLATCIRKAQQSFAKLGVTGEVVVADNGSTDQSRQIAESLGARVVQEPIKGYGTALMAGIKAARGEIIIIGDADDSYDWSDLGAFVEGIRQGNDLVMGNRFKGGILPGAMPWHHRYIGNPLLSRLSRFVYGVPIGDFHCGMRAFTRTAYELMHPHATGMEFATELVACAARMNLKIAEVPVKLYPDGRNRPSHLRSFRDGWRHLRFILTYAPDHLYLLPGTLLLGSGLFLQCLLARGPLSISDYYFGIHFVALGGLLTLVGFNLIHMGVLAKILVLERFPRMRAKLASWALESFTLEKGLLFGGCLAAIGALVELGILIRWLLNPGEPMEGTVHPAFVAGQAIVLGTNIIFASFVLHLLVGTRAARSPTTAQNAGERPS